The following are from one region of the Dreissena polymorpha isolate Duluth1 chromosome 2, UMN_Dpol_1.0, whole genome shotgun sequence genome:
- the LOC127866026 gene encoding uncharacterized protein LOC127866026, with protein MEWDYRTEYAHDVSDDSSWLIQHDVVKRGVCDSCHGNIQNLGHITEDLKATLHYSGMKSDSVRTACMSCGNVADVDNDSAARAHSECPSIELVLNCTIQSNNLPPKGRPQLVDCATQTEIQTSVGQMWPGLADMPRYLNPILTQLIKIGLQIPKALQW; from the exons ATGGAATGGGACTACAG GACGGAATACGCCCATGATGTCAGTGACGACAGCAGCTGGCTGATACAGCATGACGTCGTCAAGAGGGGTGTCTGCGACAGCTGTCATGGCAATATCCAAAATCTGGGACACATCACAGAAGATCTTAAAGCCACGTTGCATTACAGCGGAATGAAGAGTGACAGTGTCCGGACGGCTTGTATGTCCTGCGGAAATGTGGCGGATGTAGACAATGATAGTGCTGCACGTGCGCATAGTGAATGCCCTTCAATCGAACTGGTCTTAAACTGTACAATTCAATCAAATAATCTGCCACCCAAGGGTCGCCCTCAGCTGGTCGACTGCGCAACTCAAACTGAGATTCAAACCTCTGTGGGCCAGATGTGGCCAGGACTAGCAGACATGCCCCGATACCTTAACCCAATTTTAACGCAACTTATTAAAATCGGTCTACAGATACCTAAAGCCTTGCAGTGGTGA
- the LOC127866003 gene encoding uncharacterized protein LOC127866003, whose translation MFDAMVTEKLDLMFGQGIQEGMQVNGKKYTPQRVFDCTEETDHVLTSSEKIKYARLCETPSRSVRRFKQNCSRILNPLSRKTKGLMQTPVCPSADSLDEPLRTSAGNAPSPMHASFWSMDTPATQPRGLIDGRMRPPLTLCASDGQFLRTPSTPRRLSMSRVDTPLRLSMSTIDTPLRRSFWSMNTPRRLCTGSFGNGHATPKRQLVRVTENAIETFVKDNIESNIPVIRHLENLSYKLWVESNTAFLLEAAMTDDADDDGWIWDEDCFFSSSLESNAVKSLQDADSGSSIGSSIRVCDDSDCSFGYLASCESLDTCTDQFPQCRKLCDTNHKISIPKRNNFCHKSPEIRTSTNFESKKDRTRRNAVLDHVNTFSYQRDISVTENAPTDDVLLDDILFSYNCYQENVPRSNGSPMGIATNNEDEWVIVDDDCVPEVSGAGTHTSCRGRSSPVDIKRGQGIAKWNGDSTKCKKFHGNKDCNDDSMEITESVDLSEWAILSLNITERTQYYRAPRTERSSTGCATDNQRTLIFKTVREAIRQLGMEAGNNASNNSYFVTSGGDTRARIDRPETDGNAFLQCGPDNVVIICMMLPKLK comes from the exons ATGTTTGACGCAATGGTCACCGAAAAGCTGGATTTAATGTTTGGGCAGGGCATACAGGAGGGAATGCAAGTGAATGGTAAAAAGTACACGCCACAGCGTGTATTTGATTGTACGGAGGAAACCGATCATGTCCTTACATCAagcgaaaaaataaaatatgctaGACTGTGTGAAACGCCGAGCAGGAGTGTGCGCCGTTTTAAACAAAATTGCAGTCGGATCTTGAACCCGTTATCACGTAAGACAAAAGGGCTCATGCAGACGCCCGTGTGCCCGTCAGCGGACAGTCTGGACGAGCCACTTCGGACGAGCGCCGGGAACGCTCCCTCACCGATGCATGCTTCCTTCTGGAGCATGGACACCCCGGCGACTCAGCCAAGAGGACTCATCGATGGAAGAATGCGTCCGCCGCTGACCCTGTGTGCATCGGACGGACAATTCTTGCGGACCCCGAGTACCCCAAGACGCCTATCTATGTCCAGAGTAGACACCCCACTGCGTCTGTCTATGTCTACGATAGACACCCCGCTGCGCCGGTCGTTTTGGAGCATGAATACACCCAGGCGTTTGTGCACGGGAAGCTTTGGAAACGGTCATGCCACACCGAAACGCCAACTTGTTCGAGTCACGGAAAACGCCATCGAGACATTTGTAAAG GACAATATAGAGTCCAACATACCGGTGATTCGGCATCTGGAAAACCTCTCCTACAAATTGTGGGTGGAATCG AATACGGCGTTCCTGTTGGAGGCAGCGATGACAGACGACGCCGACGACGACGGGTGGATTTGGGACGAAGACTGCTTCTTTTCCAG TTCACTCGAGAGTAACGCCGTAAAATCGCTTCAGGATGCGGACAGCGGAAGTTCCATTGGCAGCTCCATCCGGGTGTGTGACGACAGCGACTGCTCATTTGGCTACCTTGCTAGCTGCGAATCACTGGATACGTGCACTGACCAGTTCCCGCAATGCCGTAAACTGTGCGATACAAACCACAAAATTAGCATACCAAAACGAAATAACTTTTGTCACAAATCTCCCGAAATAAGAACATCCACGAATTTTGAATCTAAAAAGGACAGGACGAGAAGAAATGCTGTTTTGGATCATGTGAACACGTTTTCATATCAAAGAGACATATCAGTAACAGAGAATGCTCCAACTGACGATGTTTTGCTGGATGATATTTTGTTTTCGTATAATTGCTATCAGGAAAATGTTCCACGTTCGAACGGTAGTCCTATGGGTATTGCGACCAACAATGAGGATGAGTGGGTTATTGTCGATGACGACTGTGTACCGGAAGTATCTGGTGCAGGCACGCACACTTCTTGTCGTGGACGATCATCTCCCGTCGATATAAAGAGAGGACAAGGAATCGCAAAGTGGAATGGGGATTCGACCAAATGCAAGAAATTTCATGGCAATAAAGATTGTAACGATGATTCGATGGAAATTACTGAATCCGTGGATTTATCCGAGTGGGCTATCTTGTCACTTAATATTACCGAGCGAACACAGTATTATAGAGCGCCGCGTACGGAGCGATCTAGCACAGGCTGTGCGACGGACAACCAACGTACGCTAATCTTTAAAACAGTCCGAGAGGCCATTCGGCAACTGGGCATGGAGGCTGGCAACAACGCCTCAAACAACAGTTACTTCGTCACTTCAGGTGGAGATACACGCGCTCGTATCGATAGACCGGAGACCGACGGAAACGCTTTCTTACAATGCGGTCCGGACAATGTTGTGATTATTTGCATGATGTTACcgaaattaaaataa
- the LOC127866004 gene encoding uncharacterized protein LOC127866004, translating into MSNDPVYIKDVRVTDDKTLEKKMAAKRRIVGHLSEAVVSKVKTVIEQFVFELIGKPISNIRDIVNEFSSYDFFTAEEVVLKKGDTNKSLYVIVEGFVDVLTSDNTVIRTLHAGDIFGDMSALFKIPVTATVCARSGTGVVVLSRAGTRRFVAGAKTNKVDWAIRRHYLPTSEEMDPGLVYRRLALQTLRTVPIFSEWSDDEMKKLILVLGQMTVTVFPKGSYIIMHGDPMTSLFVIVYGNCEVLFCEKKDLLQAVHVTSHLQPLVYGEAGLFGEQTSYCSIKAESTTHVIIISHRTIARLYPSHRTLDGNKVRLQFEKFKCLCDPDTNPLLETIGYNMRKHAIYFRLSLMETIEKVTNGSAKAIKANTDIFKQLNEHVESVVILSGQINIVNVLSECNVNTPSDHVLSGDKRFDHFTTVATKESNKVGDSTTEPIGGCQKGGDLAIVTPVGYYKCVNLTAQSPIGCHTDAYPTINLSSQSDSMKSAGDVIALAGGHRDTIRALVAITDCMILIISTVGNSANGALVNTHVENHDTSPLENV; encoded by the coding sequence ATGTCAAACGATCCAGTCTACATTAAAGATGTTAGAGTGACAGACGATAaaacacttgaaaaaaaaatggcggcaaagCGACGCATAGTTGGACATCTTAGTGAAGCGGTCGTTTCAAAAGTAAAAACTGTCATCGAACAGTTTGTTTTCGAACTAATCGGTAAACCCATTTCAAACATTCGAGATATAGTGAACGAGTTTTCAAGCTACGATTTTTTTACGGCTGAAGAAGTCGTTCTCAAGAAAGGAGACACAAATAAGAGCCTGTATGTGATTGTGGAAGGTTTCGTGGATGTTCTTACGTCCGACAACACAGTTATACGCACCTTACATGCCGGCGACATTTTCGGAGATATGTCGGCTTTATTTAAGATTCCCGTGACAGCGACAGTGTGTGCAAGGAGTGGTACCGGTGTCGTTGTCCTCAGTAGGGCTGGCACGCGGCGATTTGTAGCAGGTGCAAAAACTAACAAAGTTGACTGGGCAATTAGACGGCATTATCTTCCAACGAGCGAAGAAATGGATCCAGGTCTTGTTTATCGCCGTCTGGCCCTGCAGACATTGAGAACTGTTCCGATATTCTCTGAATGGTCAGATGATGAAATGAAGAAGTTGATACTGGTATTGGGGCAAATGACTGTGACAGTTTTTCCGAAGGGGTCCTATATCATTATGCATGGAGACCCGATGACGTCACTATTTGTAATAGTGTATGGGAATTGTGAGGTACTCTTCTGCGAGAAAAAAGACCTATTACAAGCTGTACACGTGACGTCACATTTACAACCGCTGGTGTATGGTGAAGCGGGTCTTTTTGGTGAGCAGACGTCATATTGTTCAATAAAAGCCGAAAGCACTACACACGTGATTATAATCAGCCACCGAACAATTGCGCGCCTGTATCCATCTCACCGGACGCTTGACGGCAACAAAGTCCGTCTTCAGTTTGAAAAGTTCAAGTGTCTTTGTGACCCAGATACAAATCCTCTGCTAGAAACAATCGGCTACAACATGAGAAAACATGCAATATATTTTCGTTTATCCTTGATGGAAACAATTGAAAAGGTTACGAACGGGAGTGCAAAAGCAATCAAGGCAAACACTGACATTTTCAAACAACTCAACGAACATGTCGAATCGGTAGTTATACTTAGTGGACAAATTAATATAGTAAATGTTCTGAGTGAATGTAACGTTAACACTCCAAGCGACCATGTGCTTTCGGGAGATAAAAGGTTCGATCACTTCACGACAGTAGCTACGAAAGAATCTAACAAGGTCGGAGATAGCACTACAGAACCAATCGGTGGGTGTCAAAAGGGCGGAGATCTAGCTATAGTAACGCCCGTCGGATATTACAAATGTGTGAATCTTACTGCACAATCACCCATCGGTTGTCATACGGATGCATATCCTACAATAAATCTCTCCAGTCAATCGGACAGTATGAAGAGTGCCGGTGACGTCATCGCCCTTGCCGGCGGACACCGTGATACAATACGTGCACTTGTTGCAATAACCGACTGCATGATTCTGATTATTTCGACTGTGGGGAACTCTGCGAATGGTGCTTTGGTAAATACGCATGTGGAAAATCATGATACGTCGCCATTGGAGAATGTGTGA
- the LOC127866734 gene encoding mucin-5AC-like, which yields MRGAMNMFLPMTNTHTTTISKTPTTTISNTPTTTTSNTPTTTTSNAPTTTTSNTPTTTTSNAPTTTTGNAPTKTTSNYPTTTTSNTPTTTNSNAPTTTTSNAPTTTTSNAPTTTTSNTSTTTTSNTPTPTTSNAPTTTTSNASTTTTSNTPTTTTSNTPTTTTSNYPTTTTSNTPATTTSNTPTTTTSYAPTTTTSNAPTTTTSNTPTTTTSNAPTTTTSNAPTSTTTSDTPTNTTSNAPNTTTSNTPTLTISNTPTATPSNTPTNTPTSSAPTTTTSNAPTTTISNTPTTTISNTHTSTTSNTPTTTTSNAPTTTTSNTTTTSNTPTPTTSNAPTTTTSNYPTTTTSNTPTTTNSNVPTTITSNAPTTTTSNTSTTTTSNTPATTTSNTSTTTTSNSPTTTTSNAPTTTTSNNPTTPTSNTPTTTTSNAPTTTTSNAPTTTTTSNAPTTTTSNTPTTTTSNTLTNTTSYTPTTITSNTHTITTIKAPTTTTSNAPTTTTSNTPTTTTSNNPTTTTRNALTTTTSNSPTTTTSNAPATTNSNTSTTTTSNTPTTTASNTPTTTTSTPTTTTSNTPTNTTSNTPTTTTSNAPTTTTSNAPTTTTSNTSTTTTSNTPTSTTSNAPTTTTSNAPATTNTSNTPTNTTSNAPTTTISNTPAITISNTPTATPSNTPTNTPSYTPTTTTTSDTPTNTTSNAPTTTTSNTPTITISNTPTATPSNTPTNTSSNTPTTTTSYTLTTAPMNTHTTTYSNTHANSPSNIPTTTTSNTPTTTTSNTPTTTTSNTHTTTTSNAPTTSTSNAPTTTTSNAPITTISNFPTNTTSNAPTNTTSNTPTITISNTPATTPSNTPTNTPSYTPTTTTSNTLTTTPMNTPTTTTSNTPTTTISNIPIPTPSNSPTTTTSNTPTTATSNYPTTTTSNTPATTASNFPTITTSNAPTTTTSNAPTTTASNTPTTTTSTTTTTSNTPTSTTS from the exons atgcGCGGTGCAATGAACATGTTCTTACCAATGAC TAATACTCATACGACTACAATCAGCAAAACTCCTACCACTACAATCAGTAATACTCCCACtactacaaccagtaatactcctaccactacaaccagtaatgctCCTACAACTACAACCAGTAATACACCTACAACTACAACCAGtaatgctcctaccactacaactggtAATGCTCCTACTAAAACAACCAGTAATtatcctaccactacaaccagtaatactccTACCACTACAAACAGtaatgctcctaccactacaaccagtaatgctcctaccactacaaccagtaatgctcctaccactacaaccagtaatacttctaccactacaaccagtaatactcctacccctacaaccagtaatgctcctaccactacaaccagtaatgcttctaccactacaaccagtaatacacctaccactacaaccagtaatacgcctactacaacaactagtaattatcctaccactacaaccagtaatactcctgccactacaaccagtaatactcctaccactacaaccagttatgctcctaccactacaacaagtaatgctcctactactacaaccagtaatactcctaccactacaaccagtaatgctcctaccactacaaccagtaatgctCCTACTTCAACAACCA CCAGTGATACTCCTACCAATACAACCAGTAATGCTCCTAacactacaaccagtaatactccAACCCTTACAATCAGTAATACTCCCACAGCTACACCTAGCAATACCCCTACCAATACACCAA CCAGTagtgctcctaccactacaaccagtaatgctcctaccactacaatcAGCAATACTCCTACCACTACAATCAGTAATACTCACACTTctacaaccagtaatactcctaccactacaaccagtaatgctccaacaactacaaccagtaatacaactacaaccagtaatactccTACGCCTACAACCAGTAATGCTCCTACTACAACAACCAGTAATtatcctaccactacaaccagtaatactcctactactacaaACAGTAATGTTCCTACCACTATAACCAGtaatgctcctaccactacaaccagtaatacttCTACCACTACAACAAGTAATACTCCTgccactacaaccagtaatacttctaccactacaaccagtaattctcctaccactacaaccagtaatgctCCTACTACAACAACCAGTAATAATCCTACCACTCCAACCAGTAATAcccctaccactacaaccagtaatgctcctaccactacaacaagtaatgctcctaccactacaacca CAAGtaatgctcctaccactacaaccagtaatactcctaccactacaaccagtaatactcTTACCAATACAACCAGTTATACTCCTACCACTATAACCAGTAATACTCATACCATTACAACCATTAaggctcctaccactacaaccagcaatgctcctaccactacaacaagTAATAcacctaccactacaaccagtaataatcctaccactacaaccagaaATGCTCTTACTACTACAACCAGTAAttctcctaccactacaactagtAATGCTCCTGCCACTACAAACAGTAATActtctaccactacaaccagtaatactccTACCACTACAGCCAGTAatactcctaccactacaaccagta CTCCTACAACTACAACCAGTAATACACCTACAAATACTACCAGTAatactcctaccactacaaccagtaatgctcctaccactacaaccagtaatgctCCTACAACAACAACCAGTAATActtctaccactacaaccagtaatactccTACATCTACAACCAGtaatgctcctaccactacaactagtAATGCTCCTGCCACTACAAACA CCAGTAATACTCCTACCAATACAACCAGtaatgctcctaccactacaatcAGTAATACTCCAGCCATTACAATCAGTAATACTCCCACAGCTACACCTAGCAATACTCCTACCAATACACCAAGTTATACTCCgaccactacaacca CCAGTGATACTCCTACCAATACAACCAGtaatgctcctaccactacaaccagtaatactccAACCATTACAATCAGTAATACTCCCACAGCTACACCTAGCAATACTCCTACCAATACCTCAAGTAATACTCCAACCACTACAACCAGTTATACTCTTACTACTGCACCCATGAATACACATACCACTACATACAGTAATACTCATGCCAATTCACCCAGTAATATTCCTACtactacaaccagtaatactcctaccactacaaccagtaatactcctaccactacaaccagtaatactcataccactacaaccagtaatgctCCTACCACTTCAACCAGTAATGCTCCTACAACTACAACCAGTAATGCTCCTATCACTACAATCAGTAATTTTCCTACCAATACCACCAGTAATGCTCCTACCAATACAACCAGTAATACTCCAACCATTACAATCAGTAATACTCCCGCAACTACACCTAGCAATACTCCTACCAATACACCAAGTTATACTCCgaccactacaaccagtaatactcTTACTACTACACCCATGAATAcacctaccactacaaccagtaatactccTACCACTACAATCAGTAATATTCCAATCCCTACACCCAGTAATagtcctaccactacaaccagtaatactccTACTACAGCAACCAGTAATtatcctaccactacaaccagtaatactccTGCCACTACAGCCAGTAATTTTCCTACAATTACAACCAGtaatgctcctaccactacaacaagTAATGCTCCTACTACTACAGCCAGTAatactcctaccactacaaccagta CAACtactacaaccagtaatactcctacctctacaaccagt
- the LOC127866735 gene encoding mucin-5AC-like, with protein sequence MNTPTTTTSNTPTTTISNIPIPTPSNSPTTTTSNTPTTATSNYPTTTTSNTPATTASNTPTITTSNAPTTTTSNAPTTTASNTPTTTTSNSPTTTIKNAPTTTTSNYPTTPTSNTPTTTTSNAPTTTTSNAPTTTTSNTPSTTTSFYPTTTTSNTPTTTTSNISTTTTNNAPITTSSNYPTTTTSNTPTTTASSYHYNQQCSYHYNQLYTYHFNHNAPTTTTSNAPTTTASNTPTTTTSNSPTTTTKNAPTTTTSNYPTTPTSNTPTTTTSNAHTTTTSNAPTTTTSNTPSTTTSFYPTTTTSNTPTTTTSNISTTTTSNTPTTTASDTPTNTTSNAPTTTASSYDYNQQCSYNYNHITPTTTTSNTPTTTISYTHTTTISNTPTTTKSYTPPTTTSNTPTTTTSHTPTITTSNTPTTTFSNAPTTTNSNYPTTTISNSPTTTASSAPTTTTSNAPATTISNSPTTTISKTPTSTTSNTPTTTTSNAPTTTTSNTPTTTTSNTPTTTTSNTPTTTTSNYPTTTTSNTPTTTISNTPTTTTSNAPNTLTSNTPTTTTINTPTTTTKS encoded by the exons ATGAATAcacctaccactacaaccagtaatactccTACCACTACAATCAGTAATATTCCAATCCCTACACCCAGTAATagtcctaccactacaaccagtaatactccTACTACAGCAACCAGTAATtatcctaccactacaaccagtaatactccTGCCACTACAGCCAGTAATACTCCTACAATTACAACCAGtaatgctcctaccactacaacaagTAATGCTCCTACTACTACAGCCAGTAatactcctaccactacaaccagtaattcTCCTACCACTACAATCAAAAATGCTCCTACCACAACAACCAGTAATTATCCTACCACTCCAACTAGTAATAcccctaccactacaaccagtaatgctcctaccactacaacaagTAATGCTCCTACCACCACAACCAGTAATACTCCTTCTACAACAACCAGTTTTTaccctaccactacaaccagtaatacacctaccactacaaccagtaatatTTCTACCACTACAACCAATAATGCTCCTATTACAACATCTAGTAATtatcctaccactacaaccagtaatactccAACCACTACAGCAA gctcctaccactacaaccagcaatgctcctaccactacaaccagttaTACACCTACCACTTCAACCA taatgcGCCTACTACTACAACAAGTAATGCTCCTACTACTACAGCCAGTAatactcctaccactacaaccagtaattctcctaccactacaaccaaaAATGCTCCTACTACAACAACCAGTAATTATCCTACCACTCCAACTAGTAATAcacctaccactacaaccagtaatgctCATACCACTACAACAAGtaatgctcctaccactacaaccagtaatactccTTCTACAACAACCAGTTTTTaccctaccactacaaccagtaatacacctaccactacaaccagtaatatttctaccactacaaccagtaatactccTACCACTACAGCCAGTGATACTCCTACCAATACAACCAGtaatgctcctaccactacaGCAA GCTCCTACGACTACAACCAGCAATGCTCTTACAACTACAACCA TATTAcacctaccactacaaccagtaatactccTACCACTACAATCAGTTATACTCATACGACTACAATCAGCAATACTCCTACCACTACAAAGAGTTATACTCCTCCTACTACAACCAGTAATAcacctaccactacaaccagtcaTACTCCTACCATTACAACCAGTAATACTCCTACCACTACATTCAGTAATGCTCCAACTACAACAAACAGTAATTATCCTACCACTACAATCAGTAATTCTCCTACCACTACAGCCAGTagtgctcctaccactacaaccagtaatgctCCTGCCACTACAATCAGCAATTCTCCTACCACTACAATCAGTAAAACTCCCACTTctacaaccagtaatactcctaccactacaaccagtaatgctCCTACAACTACAACCAGTAATACACCTACaactacaaccagtaatactcctaccactacaaccagtaatactccTACTACAACAACCAGTAATtatcctaccactacaaccagtaatactcctaccactacaatcagtaatactcctactactacaaccaGTAATGCTCCTAACACTTTAACCAGTAATACTCCTACGACTACAACCATTAATACTCCTACGACAACAACAAAGTCAtaa